A genomic region of Lachnoclostridium edouardi contains the following coding sequences:
- the secD gene encoding protein translocase subunit SecD: MKNNRGKGLAGLLIALCAVALFGFFGYDSADDIKLGLDLDGGVSITYQAVGETPTAEQMSDTRYKLQKRVEAYSTEAEVYLEGADRINIDIPGVNDANAILEALGKPGSLIFMDMQGNTILTGDQVESAEAGIVDSQTGNKEYVVSLRFKPDGQQAFADATSQMIGQQIAIVYDGEIISAPQVKEAITGGECTIDGMASFEEAETLASTIRIGSLSVELQEMRSNVVGAKLGQQAIASSLKAGAIGFGIVIVFMIIVYLIPGLAASIALGLYVGLIVILLAAFEVTLTLPGIAGIILSIGMAVDANVIIFTRIKEEIGAGKTVQSAIKTGFAKALSAIVDGNVTTLIAAVVLYWRGSGTVKGFATTLALGIVLSMFTALFITKFILNCLYNLGFEDPKFYGIRKEKKAVNFLGIKNICFALSALAILAGVVPMGMRVASGESALNYSMEFRGGTSTNVTFNEDMSLEDISSKVVPVVEKITGEAETQTQKVAGTNEVIIKTRTLSVAEREALNQAMADNFGVETEKITAESISGAISNEMKNDAVVAVVIATICMLVYIWFRFKNIRFATSAVLALCHDVLVVAACYSLFKWSVGSTFIACMLTIVGYSINATIVIFDRIRENLKLFGNRKDLAEVVNLSITQTFTRSINTSLTTFIMVFVLFIMGVSSIREFALPLMVGIVCGTYSSVCLTGALWYMMTVKKNPEKQTKNQGKKNGI, from the coding sequence ATGAAAAATAACAGAGGAAAGGGGCTTGCAGGTCTTCTGATTGCTTTATGTGCGGTTGCTCTGTTCGGCTTTTTCGGATATGACAGTGCAGATGACATTAAGCTGGGTCTGGATTTAGACGGCGGCGTCAGCATCACATACCAGGCAGTAGGGGAAACTCCTACAGCAGAGCAGATGTCAGATACACGGTATAAGCTTCAGAAAAGGGTGGAAGCCTACAGTACAGAGGCCGAGGTATATCTGGAGGGCGCAGACAGAATTAATATCGACATTCCCGGCGTAAATGATGCCAATGCAATTCTGGAAGCTTTAGGAAAACCTGGTTCCCTGATTTTTATGGACATGCAGGGGAATACTATTCTTACCGGAGATCAGGTAGAAAGCGCTGAGGCCGGAATTGTTGATTCTCAAACAGGAAATAAGGAATATGTAGTATCCCTCAGATTTAAACCAGATGGCCAGCAGGCATTTGCCGACGCTACCTCTCAGATGATAGGCCAGCAGATTGCTATTGTATATGACGGGGAGATTATATCTGCTCCTCAGGTAAAAGAAGCTATTACTGGCGGTGAATGTACTATTGACGGTATGGCCAGCTTTGAGGAGGCTGAAACCTTGGCTTCCACTATCAGAATTGGCTCCTTATCTGTAGAGCTGCAGGAAATGCGCTCTAATGTAGTGGGAGCAAAACTGGGTCAGCAGGCCATTGCCAGCAGTTTAAAAGCAGGGGCAATCGGTTTTGGCATTGTAATCGTATTTATGATTATTGTATATCTGATTCCCGGCTTGGCAGCCTCTATTGCTTTAGGACTTTATGTAGGTCTGATTGTGATTTTGCTGGCAGCGTTTGAAGTAACTCTGACGCTTCCTGGAATTGCAGGAATTATTCTTTCTATTGGTATGGCGGTAGATGCCAATGTTATTATATTTACCCGTATTAAAGAGGAAATCGGCGCAGGGAAAACAGTGCAGTCTGCTATTAAAACAGGCTTTGCAAAAGCCTTGTCCGCTATTGTAGACGGAAATGTTACAACTTTGATTGCAGCAGTAGTGCTTTATTGGAGAGGCTCAGGTACTGTAAAGGGATTTGCCACAACACTGGCCTTAGGTATTGTGCTGTCCATGTTTACAGCATTATTTATTACTAAGTTTATTTTAAATTGCCTGTATAACCTGGGATTTGAAGATCCTAAGTTCTACGGTATCAGAAAAGAGAAGAAGGCAGTCAACTTCTTAGGCATTAAAAATATTTGCTTCGCCCTGTCTGCCCTGGCTATTTTAGCAGGCGTTGTCCCAATGGGAATGAGAGTGGCTTCAGGAGAAAGCGCTTTAAACTACAGCATGGAGTTTAGAGGGGGAACATCTACTAATGTAACATTTAATGAAGATATGTCCCTGGAGGATATTTCTTCTAAGGTTGTTCCTGTAGTGGAAAAAATAACGGGAGAGGCGGAAACTCAAACTCAAAAGGTGGCTGGCACTAATGAGGTAATTATTAAAACAAGAACCTTATCTGTTGCGGAAAGAGAAGCCTTAAATCAGGCAATGGCTGATAACTTCGGTGTGGAGACTGAAAAGATTACGGCAGAAAGTATTTCAGGTGCAATCAGCAATGAGATGAAAAATGACGCTGTAGTAGCGGTGGTAATTGCCACTATCTGTATGCTGGTTTATATTTGGTTCCGCTTTAAAAATATTCGGTTTGCCACAAGTGCAGTGCTGGCTCTCTGTCACGACGTACTTGTAGTGGCTGCATGTTATTCTCTGTTTAAATGGTCAGTGGGTTCTACATTTATCGCTTGTATGCTGACCATTGTAGGTTATTCTATTAACGCCACAATTGTTATTTTTGATAGAATCAGAGAAAACCTGAAGCTGTTTGGAAACAGAAAAGACCTGGCTGAGGTTGTAAATCTGAGTATTACTCAAACCTTCACACGAAGCATCAACACGTCTCTTACTACATTTATTATGGTATTTGTACTGTTTATTATGGGCGTGTCCTCTATTCGTGAGTTTGCTCTTCCGCTGATGGTGGGAATTGTGTGCGGCACATATTCATCTGTATGCTTGACAGGGGCTTTGTGGTACATGATGACTGTGAAAAAGAATCCTGAAAAACAGACAAAGAACCAGGGGAAGAAGAATGGAATATAA
- the tgt gene encoding tRNA guanosine(34) transglycosylase Tgt: MEYKIIAKDGRAKRAEMKTVHGTIKTPVFMNVGTVGAIKGAVSTDDLREIKTQVELSNTYHLHVRTGDKLIKEFGGLHKFMNWDRPILTDSGGFQVFSLSGLRKIKEEGVYFNSHIDGHKIFMGPEESMQIQSNLGSTIAMAFDECAPALSSRDYVEKSVARTTRWLERCKKEMARLNQLPDTVNKEQLLFGINQGGIIPDIRIAHAKTISEMDLDGYAVGGLAVGESHEEMYHILDETVPHLPENKPTYLMGVGTPANILEGVARGIDFFDCVYPSRNGRHGHVYTNHGKLNLFNAKYELDSKPIEEGCQCPACRSYSRSYIRHLLKAKEMLGMRLCVLHNLYFYNTMMEEIREAIENHCYDQYKARKLEGMAAGSK, encoded by the coding sequence ATGGAATATAAAATAATCGCTAAAGACGGCCGGGCAAAGCGGGCTGAGATGAAAACAGTTCATGGAACCATAAAGACTCCTGTTTTTATGAATGTAGGCACTGTAGGCGCCATTAAAGGCGCTGTATCAACAGATGATTTAAGGGAAATTAAGACTCAGGTGGAGTTGTCCAACACCTATCATCTTCATGTGAGAACGGGAGATAAGCTGATTAAAGAATTTGGAGGCCTTCATAAGTTTATGAACTGGGACAGGCCCATTCTCACTGATTCAGGGGGATTCCAGGTGTTTTCCTTATCTGGACTTAGAAAGATTAAGGAAGAGGGAGTATACTTTAATTCTCACATTGACGGCCATAAAATATTTATGGGGCCGGAGGAAAGTATGCAGATTCAGTCCAATCTGGGCTCCACCATTGCTATGGCCTTTGACGAGTGCGCGCCTGCCCTTTCCTCAAGAGATTATGTGGAAAAATCTGTGGCCCGCACTACCAGGTGGCTGGAAAGATGTAAAAAGGAAATGGCCAGATTGAATCAACTGCCTGATACAGTAAATAAAGAGCAGCTTTTGTTTGGCATTAATCAGGGCGGGATTATTCCTGATATTCGTATTGCCCATGCGAAAACTATTTCAGAAATGGATCTGGACGGTTATGCAGTAGGAGGTTTGGCAGTAGGGGAAAGCCATGAGGAAATGTATCATATTCTGGATGAGACAGTTCCCCATCTGCCTGAAAATAAACCCACATATTTAATGGGCGTGGGAACGCCGGCTAATATTCTGGAGGGCGTAGCCAGAGGAATTGATTTCTTTGACTGCGTGTACCCGTCCAGAAACGGACGCCATGGCCATGTGTATACAAACCATGGAAAGCTGAATCTGTTTAATGCAAAATATGAATTAGATTCCAAACCTATTGAAGAAGGGTGTCAGTGCCCTGCCTGCCGCTCCTACAGCAGATCATATATTCGCCACTTGCTAAAGGCAAAGGAAATGCTGGGTATGAGATTATGTGTATTGCATAATTTATATTTTTATAATACAATGATGGAAGAAATTCGCGAAGCTATAGAGAACCACTGCTATGACCAGTATAAAGCCCGAAAGCTGGAGGGAATGGCGGCAGGATCCAAATAA
- the yajC gene encoding preprotein translocase subunit YajC, whose product MNNTTFILGYIVFFGALMYFMAIRPQQKERKKRAELLSTVAVGDSVLTSSGFYGVIIDMTDDTVIVEFGNNKNCRIPMQKGAIVEVEKPEI is encoded by the coding sequence ATGAACAACACTACATTTATTCTGGGATACATCGTCTTTTTTGGCGCGCTGATGTATTTCATGGCTATCCGTCCACAGCAGAAGGAGAGGAAAAAAAGAGCAGAACTGCTTTCCACTGTTGCTGTAGGAGACAGCGTGCTTACAAGCAGCGGTTTCTACGGAGTGATCATTGATATGACAGATGATACAGTGATTGTGGAGTTCGGCAATAATAAAAACTGCCGTATTCCTATGCAGAAGGGCGCTATTGTAGAAGTGGAAAAGCCAGAGATTTAA
- a CDS encoding HAD family hydrolase, with the protein MIKNIVFDMGNVLVNYDDRIVCRRFIKDEKELELVRTAVFVSPEWIMLDMGVISDEEALKSMQSRLPDDHAREMAALCMNHWHEYCMDGIEEMVNVIKELKDQGYGIYLCSNASMRLLQCYKQVIPGIEYFDGVLFSAEVKCIKPQKEIYLHLFERFKLKPEECFFIDDLQRNIDGAKACGMEGYCHKDGNVESLKKVLRGLQNK; encoded by the coding sequence ATGATAAAGAATATTGTATTTGATATGGGAAATGTGCTTGTAAATTACGACGACAGAATTGTATGCCGCCGTTTTATAAAGGATGAGAAAGAATTAGAGCTGGTGCGGACGGCAGTATTTGTTTCTCCGGAATGGATTATGCTGGACATGGGAGTGATTTCAGATGAGGAAGCATTAAAAAGCATGCAAAGCCGTCTGCCTGATGACCATGCCAGAGAAATGGCGGCTTTGTGTATGAACCATTGGCATGAGTACTGTATGGACGGCATAGAGGAAATGGTCAATGTAATTAAAGAGCTAAAAGATCAGGGATATGGCATATATTTGTGCTCCAATGCTTCCATGCGTCTGCTTCAGTGCTATAAGCAAGTGATTCCTGGAATTGAATATTTTGACGGTGTACTTTTCTCAGCAGAGGTAAAATGCATAAAGCCTCAAAAAGAAATTTATCTTCATCTTTTTGAAAGATTTAAGTTAAAACCAGAGGAATGCTTTTTTATAGATGATCTTCAGAGAAATATTGACGGGGCTAAGGCCTGTGGTATGGAAGGTTATTGTCACAAAGACGGGAATGTAGAAAGCCTGAAAAAGGTTTTAAGAGGACTGCAAAATAAATAG
- a CDS encoding class I SAM-dependent methyltransferase, with translation MWLAENWKDYEVIDCSNGEKLERWGSFLLVRPDPQVIWDTPKTHPGWRKMNGHYHRSAKGGGEWEFFDLPKQWTIQYKELIFNLKPFSFKHTGLFPEQAANWDWFSEKIKNADRPIKVLNLFAYTGGATLAAAKAGASVTHVDASKGMVGWAKENAASSGLENAPIRWLVDDCVKFVEREIRRGNHYDAVIMDPPSYGRGPKGEIWKIEDAIHPLVKLCTQVLSEKPLFFLINSYTTGLAPSVLSYMIGTEICSKFGGTVSSEEIGLPVTETGLVLPCGASGRWEA, from the coding sequence ATGTGGCTTGCAGAAAATTGGAAAGATTATGAAGTTATAGACTGTTCCAACGGCGAAAAGCTGGAACGCTGGGGCAGCTTTTTATTAGTTAGACCTGACCCACAGGTAATATGGGATACTCCTAAAACACATCCGGGATGGAGAAAAATGAACGGCCATTACCACAGAAGCGCTAAAGGAGGAGGAGAATGGGAATTTTTCGATCTGCCTAAACAGTGGACCATTCAGTACAAGGAGCTGATATTTAACTTAAAGCCTTTCAGCTTTAAGCATACAGGACTGTTCCCTGAACAGGCGGCCAACTGGGACTGGTTCAGCGAAAAAATTAAAAATGCAGACAGGCCCATAAAGGTTCTGAATCTTTTTGCCTACACCGGGGGAGCTACCTTGGCAGCCGCCAAAGCAGGAGCTTCTGTCACTCATGTAGACGCCTCTAAAGGTATGGTGGGATGGGCAAAGGAAAACGCTGCCTCCTCCGGTCTTGAAAATGCTCCTATCCGCTGGCTGGTAGACGACTGTGTAAAGTTTGTGGAGCGAGAAATCCGCAGAGGAAATCATTATGACGCTGTGATTATGGATCCCCCTTCCTACGGAAGAGGCCCTAAGGGAGAAATCTGGAAGATTGAAGACGCCATACATCCCCTTGTAAAGCTGTGCACTCAAGTACTTTCTGAGAAGCCTTTATTCTTCCTTATTAATTCTTATACAACAGGCCTGGCCCCCTCTGTTCTTTCCTATATGATAGGCACGGAAATATGCAGTAAATTCGGAGGCACTGTATCTTCCGAAGAAATCGGTCTCCCGGTTACAGAAACAGGCCTTGTACTTCCATGCGGCGCCTCAGGCCGTTGGGAAGCTTAA
- a CDS encoding cell wall-binding protein: MRRKGLAVWTAAGALALGMTTMTAWAAEGWARSGNDWVYYDSDGDLLRDDWRKGADDKWRYLDSNGKMALNQWVDDEYYVDGNGLMVVNKWLRIESDDDNAVDGYIWYYLGSNGKMAQDNWKKIDEKWYHFDDDGEMEIGWVLDDMYYCGTNGVMQTGWQKLYPPDSDEYEKNKTSPGDGDDDDKEWYYFSANGKKYVPSDVSGDACDTKKIDNVYYCFNGDGEMQTGWTDMTGNDTSMGEMKDYRYFSPDGKVKKGWLSLEPPDNVSGFDGGAEWFYFNSDGSPEIGPKIGEATSSDLKKIDGKTFLFNDRGTPVYGVHKVYLNKNTNSYTAYYFGKDKNNCSMERGKTKVEEGDGSTAEYYFLDNGKGYTGPKNGYLYYMGKLQEPESGAKYTVISIPDGNSYKNYVVNKSGKLQENKTVKDEDGVKYTTGGNGVLQKIDDEAAGDGKYEEAIEPVWYEE; encoded by the coding sequence ATGAGGAGAAAGGGACTGGCCGTATGGACGGCAGCAGGCGCGCTGGCTTTAGGTATGACGACGATGACTGCCTGGGCTGCTGAAGGATGGGCGAGATCAGGAAATGATTGGGTGTACTATGATTCTGACGGGGACCTTCTGAGAGACGACTGGAGAAAAGGCGCTGACGATAAATGGAGATACTTGGACAGCAACGGAAAGATGGCTTTGAATCAGTGGGTGGACGACGAATATTACGTGGACGGCAACGGTTTAATGGTAGTCAACAAATGGCTGCGCATTGAATCTGACGATGACAATGCAGTGGACGGTTATATTTGGTACTATCTGGGCAGCAATGGAAAGATGGCTCAGGACAACTGGAAGAAGATTGATGAAAAGTGGTACCATTTTGACGACGACGGGGAGATGGAGATAGGCTGGGTGCTGGACGATATGTATTACTGCGGCACTAACGGAGTGATGCAGACAGGCTGGCAGAAATTATATCCGCCGGATTCTGACGAGTACGAGAAGAATAAGACAAGCCCTGGGGACGGGGATGATGATGACAAGGAATGGTATTATTTTTCTGCCAACGGCAAAAAGTATGTGCCAAGCGATGTCAGCGGCGACGCCTGTGATACAAAGAAGATTGACAATGTATATTACTGCTTTAACGGCGACGGCGAGATGCAGACAGGATGGACGGATATGACAGGCAACGATACTTCTATGGGAGAGATGAAGGATTACCGTTATTTCAGCCCAGACGGCAAGGTGAAGAAAGGCTGGCTGTCTTTAGAGCCGCCGGATAATGTAAGCGGTTTTGACGGAGGAGCGGAGTGGTTTTATTTTAACAGCGACGGAAGCCCTGAGATTGGGCCTAAGATCGGGGAGGCTACCAGCTCTGATTTAAAGAAAATTGACGGAAAGACCTTCTTATTTAACGACAGAGGCACCCCGGTGTATGGAGTCCACAAAGTATATTTAAATAAGAACACAAACTCCTACACTGCATACTACTTTGGAAAAGATAAAAACAACTGTTCCATGGAGCGGGGAAAGACTAAGGTGGAGGAAGGGGACGGCAGCACAGCCGAGTATTATTTCCTGGACAACGGAAAAGGCTATACAGGTCCTAAAAACGGCTACCTTTATTATATGGGTAAGCTTCAGGAGCCAGAGTCAGGAGCAAAGTATACTGTGATTTCTATTCCTGACGGCAACAGCTATAAAAACTACGTGGTAAATAAAAGCGGAAAGCTTCAGGAAAATAAAACAGTAAAAGACGAGGACGGAGTAAAATATACAACAGGAGGCAACGGGGTTCTTCAGAAAATTGACGACGAGGCGGCAGGAGACGGCAAATATGAGGAAGCTATAGAACCTGTATGGTATGAAGAATAA
- the rpsJ gene encoding 30S ribosomal protein S10 has protein sequence MASQVMRITLKAYDHQLVDQSAGKIIETVKKTGSQVSGPVPLPTKKEVVTILRAVHKYKDSREQFEQRTHKRLIDIITPSQKTVDALSRLEMPAGVYIDIKMKNK, from the coding sequence ATGGCAAGTCAAGTAATGAGAATCACATTAAAAGCATACGATCATCAGTTAGTAGATCAGTCTGCTGGAAAAATCATTGAGACTGTAAAGAAAACAGGATCACAGGTGAGCGGACCGGTGCCGCTGCCAACAAAAAAGGAAGTAGTTACAATTCTGAGAGCTGTTCACAAGTACAAAGATTCCAGAGAGCAGTTTGAGCAGAGAACTCACAAGAGACTCATTGATATCATCACACCAAGCCAGAAGACAGTAGACGCATTATCCAGACTGGAAATGCCTGCAGGCGTATATATTGATATCAAAATGAAAAACAAATAA
- the rplC gene encoding 50S ribosomal protein L3 — MKKAILATKVGMTQIFNEDGVLIPVTVLQAGPCVVTQVKTVENDGYKAVQVGFVDKREKLVNKPVKGHFDKAGVAYKRFVREFKLENAEDYSVKDEIKADIFAAGDKIDATAISKGKGFQGAIKRHGQHRGPMAHGSKFHRHQGSNGSATTPGRVFKGKKMPGQMGNVKVTIQNLEVVKVDAENNLVLVKGSVPGPRKTLVTLKETVKAAK, encoded by the coding sequence ATGAAAAAAGCGATTTTAGCTACCAAAGTTGGTATGACACAGATCTTCAATGAAGACGGCGTGTTAATTCCAGTAACTGTACTTCAGGCTGGACCTTGTGTAGTAACACAGGTTAAGACAGTTGAGAACGACGGTTACAAAGCAGTGCAGGTTGGTTTTGTTGACAAGAGAGAAAAACTGGTAAATAAGCCGGTAAAAGGTCACTTCGACAAAGCAGGCGTTGCATATAAGAGATTTGTAAGAGAATTTAAGTTAGAGAATGCTGAAGATTACTCTGTTAAAGATGAGATCAAGGCAGACATCTTCGCAGCTGGCGACAAGATTGACGCTACAGCTATCTCCAAAGGTAAAGGTTTCCAGGGTGCTATTAAGAGACACGGACAGCACAGAGGACCTATGGCTCATGGTTCTAAATTCCATCGTCATCAGGGTTCCAACGGTTCCGCAACAACACCAGGACGCGTATTCAAGGGCAAAAAGATGCCAGGTCAGATGGGTAATGTAAAAGTTACTATTCAGAATCTGGAAGTTGTTAAAGTTGACGCTGAGAACAATCTGGTTCTTGTAAAGGGTTCTGTACCAGGACCAAGAAAGACCTTAGTAACACTGAAAGAAACAGTAAAAGCCGCTAAATAG
- the rplD gene encoding 50S ribosomal protein L4, whose protein sequence is MANVSVYNMEGNEVGTLELNDAVFGVEVNEHLMHLAVVAQLANKRQGTQKAKTRSEVSGGGRKPWRQKGTGHARQGSTRSPQWTGGGVVFAPTPRDYTITLNKKEKRLALKSALTSRVNDNKFIVVDEMKFDAIKTKNFQNVMNNLKVQKALVVVGADNDNAVKSARNIAGIKTAFVNTINVYDILKYNTVVADKAVVAAIEEVYA, encoded by the coding sequence ATGGCAAACGTATCTGTTTACAATATGGAAGGCAATGAAGTTGGCACACTGGAGCTGAATGACGCTGTGTTCGGTGTTGAAGTAAACGAACATTTGATGCATTTAGCAGTAGTTGCCCAGCTGGCAAATAAACGTCAGGGAACACAGAAAGCAAAAACACGTTCTGAAGTTTCCGGCGGCGGTAGAAAACCATGGAGACAGAAAGGAACTGGTCATGCAAGACAGGGTTCAACAAGATCTCCACAGTGGACAGGCGGCGGTGTAGTATTTGCACCAACACCAAGAGATTACACAATCACATTAAACAAGAAGGAGAAGAGACTGGCTCTCAAATCCGCTCTTACAAGCAGAGTAAACGACAACAAATTTATTGTTGTTGACGAAATGAAGTTTGACGCTATTAAGACAAAGAACTTCCAGAATGTTATGAACAACTTAAAGGTTCAGAAGGCTCTGGTAGTTGTTGGCGCTGACAACGACAATGCAGTAAAATCTGCAAGAAATATTGCTGGTATTAAAACTGCATTTGTAAATACAATCAATGTATATGATATCTTAAAATACAACACAGTTGTTGCTGACAAGGCTGTTGTTGCCGCAATCGAGGAGGTGTACGCATAA
- the rplW gene encoding 50S ribosomal protein L23, whose amino-acid sequence MAAIKYYDVILKPVVTEKSMNAMATKKYTFLVHPEANKTMIKEAVEKMFPGTKVASVNTMNLDGKTKRRGMTFGKTAKTKKAIVQLTEESKEIEIFQGL is encoded by the coding sequence ATGGCTGCTATTAAATACTATGATGTAATCCTCAAACCAGTTGTTACTGAAAAGAGCATGAACGCTATGGCAACCAAGAAGTATACATTCCTGGTTCACCCAGAAGCAAATAAAACTATGATTAAAGAAGCTGTGGAGAAAATGTTCCCAGGCACAAAGGTTGCAAGTGTAAACACTATGAACCTGGACGGCAAGACAAAAAGAAGAGGCATGACCTTCGGAAAAACAGCTAAAACTAAAAAAGCAATCGTTCAGCTGACAGAAGAGAGCAAGGAGATCGAGATCTTCCAGGGTCTGTAA
- the rplB gene encoding 50S ribosomal protein L2, whose translation MGIKTYTPYTPSRRHMTGSDFNEITKSTPEKSLVTSLKKNAGRNSQGKITVRHRGGGSRRKYRMIDFKRNSKDGIPATVVAIEYDPNRTANIALICYADGEKAYILAPAGLTVGMKVMSGEAAEAKVGNCLPLSAIPIGTQIHNIELYRGKGGQLVRSAGNAAQLMAKEGKYATLRLPSGEMRMVPIVCRATIGVVGNGEHNLINIGKAGRKRHMGIRPTVRGSVMNPNDHPHGGGEGKTGIGRPGPCTPWGKPALGLKTRKKNKQSNKLIVRRRDGKAIK comes from the coding sequence ATGGGAATTAAGACATATACCCCATATACACCTTCCAGAAGACATATGACTGGTTCTGATTTCAATGAGATTACTAAATCCACACCAGAAAAGTCTTTAGTTACTTCCTTAAAGAAAAATGCAGGTCGTAACAGCCAGGGTAAAATTACAGTAAGACACCGCGGCGGCGGTTCCAGAAGAAAATACAGAATGATCGACTTTAAGAGAAATTCCAAAGATGGAATTCCGGCAACAGTAGTTGCAATCGAGTACGATCCAAACAGAACAGCTAACATCGCATTAATCTGCTACGCAGACGGCGAGAAGGCATATATCCTTGCTCCGGCAGGACTTACCGTTGGAATGAAAGTTATGAGCGGTGAAGCTGCAGAAGCAAAAGTTGGAAACTGCTTACCATTAAGCGCTATCCCGATCGGTACACAGATTCACAATATCGAGCTGTACAGAGGCAAAGGCGGCCAGCTGGTACGTTCCGCCGGAAACGCAGCGCAGTTAATGGCTAAAGAAGGCAAATACGCAACATTAAGACTTCCTTCAGGTGAAATGAGAATGGTTCCTATCGTTTGCCGCGCAACTATCGGAGTTGTTGGAAACGGAGAGCACAACCTGATTAACATTGGTAAAGCCGGAAGAAAACGTCATATGGGCATCAGACCTACAGTACGTGGTTCTGTAATGAACCCTAACGACCATCCACACGGCGGTGGTGAAGGCAAGACTGGTATCGGCCGTCCAGGTCCATGTACACCATGGGGCAAACCTGCTCTGGGCTTGAAGACAAGAAAGAAAAACAAACAGTCTAACAAGTTAATCGTAAGAAGACGCGATGGCAAAGCCATTAAATAA
- the rpsS gene encoding 30S ribosomal protein S19 — protein MARSLKKGPFADAHLLKKVDAMNEAGQKQVIKSWSRRSTIFPQMVGHTIALHDGRKHVPVYITEDMVGHKLGEFVATRTYRGHGKDEKKSGRK, from the coding sequence ATGGCACGTTCACTGAAAAAAGGACCATTTGCAGATGCTCATTTATTAAAGAAAGTAGATGCAATGAACGAAGCAGGACAGAAACAGGTAATCAAATCCTGGTCCCGCCGTTCTACAATCTTCCCGCAGATGGTTGGTCATACAATAGCATTACACGATGGTAGAAAACATGTTCCGGTATATATCACCGAAGATATGGTTGGTCACAAACTGGGAGAGTTCGTAGCTACCAGAACTTACAGAGGACACGGAAAAGACGAGAAGAAGTCCGGACGTAAGTAA
- the rplV gene encoding 50S ribosomal protein L22, whose amino-acid sequence MAKGHRSQIKRERNAKKDTRPSAKLSYARVSVQKACFVLDAIRGKDVQTALGIVTYNPRYASSLIEKLLKSAIANAENNNNMNVENLYVEECYANKGPTMKRIHPRAQGRAYRIEKRMSHITIVLNER is encoded by the coding sequence ATGGCTAAGGGACATAGAAGTCAGATTAAAAGAGAAAGAAATGCGAAGAAAGATACAAGACCAAGCGCTAAATTATCTTACGCCAGAGTATCTGTTCAGAAAGCATGTTTCGTATTAGATGCCATCAGAGGCAAAGATGTGCAGACTGCACTTGGTATTGTAACTTACAATCCCAGATATGCTTCTAGTTTAATAGAAAAGTTATTAAAATCAGCAATCGCTAACGCTGAAAACAACAACAACATGAATGTTGAGAACCTGTACGTAGAGGAATGCTACGCAAACAAGGGTCCGACGATGAAGAGGATTCACCCAAGAGCACAGGGAAGGGCTTACAGAATCGAGAAGAGAATGAGCCACATCACAATCGTGCTGAATGAAAGATAG